The genomic interval GAAGTTCTTCTGCGACGTGACCGCCTCCTGGACCTCGGCGGCCCATCGGCGAATGGTGTCCTTGGCGATGGGGAGCAGGTGGTAGGCCGACACGAGGGCGGCCGACGACACGGAGGTGTGACGGTCGACAATGGCCGTTTTCATCAGCCGCTCAATGCCCTGCACAAACGAGCCGTCAATGACCCGCGCCAGTGCTCGGATGGCATTGGGTTTGTAGATCAGGTCCGACGAGCCCTGCACGTCTCGGGTGATGGACGAGGTGACCATAATCACGTCGTTGTTGGACAGAGgcaccagctccttgatggccagATACACAATCTGCCGCAGCGACGGGTCCTTATGGGGGAACAGCTTGGACACGGCGATGAACAGACCCGTGGCCTCAAACTCACTGAAGGTCTCGCCGATGGTGAGCAGGTGGAtcagcttggccagcagctttCGGCACTTTCGCGCGTTGATGGGCGACTCGGCAAACGCCCGCTGACACTCCTGGTACACGGTCATCTTGTCCAGCGCGCCCGACTCAATGTCGTCGTTTTTCTTGTAGCTGAGCGCTGACATTGTGGGGAGTGGTGTAGGATGACAATGTATGTGTGCTGTGTGTCGGTGTAACAACTGTATCTGACGTGTTTCTTTCgttagggttagggtaggATAGGTGGAATGGATGGGAGGAGTGGTGCCGGAGCTGTGGGTCGAAAAAGGGCACTTTTTTGGACGGCAAAATAAATTGGGCAAGGAAAAGAAATATGAAATCGCTATAATATGTGTTTAAcccatttttttctgcttTTTACACCCAGCGAGCGCCTTTTCTGAGCCCTCTGATCTGGCtctatgtacaagtacagtacatccgACGTGCGGTTATACGGTTATACAGGTAGAAGTTGAAATAGACCCTgaaaaagtgaaaaaaatggggaaaaatGTGGGAAAAATTACATTAAATATAACACAACATTGTCTTTGAAAGTAATAATTTTGCGGATTTCTATCTCCCCAGAATTACCATTTAAACCGATCCTCCATCGCGCCAAAACACCCTAATTTATTGTACGGCGTAAATAAAGTTTCGAGACCCGGTGGTGAAATATTGGAGATGTGGAACAGGACGTTCATGGGTGTATAATCggaaaaaatggggaaaaatGGAGAAAATGAGGAAAaatcagaaaaaaaaaagggaaaaaattggaaaaatCACAAAAATCTCAACGATCTAAACATGCCGCCAAATTTCTGAGACTCTCGGAAAAATCAACCACATTCTCCAACCTCTCCCCATTCACCTCCTCTCCTGCAACTATCAAAACTCCTGCGCACTCATGTGATGCAAAACCAACCAGTTTTGATCAAAATGAGCTGTAAATTTCACAGTAGAGTCTCAAAGACGTGATCATCACCAATCACCAACATCCAGTCAATCGACCATCTTTTCACCCACCTGATCCAACTGTTGTACAGACTCAGTTCTGAGACAGTTCTGAGACTACggcgaaaaaaaacataagGTAGACACAACCAACAAGTCTctattgtttttttattttttattttaacTATCCATATTTACCATCAACAAGCAAAGACTGCTTCTGATAGAAACAGGTATATACCACTGAAACCGCCCCTAAAACACACACTTTATATATACCCCATTAATTATGAAGATACTTCACTGAATACCATCACATTCAGCACAGAGCTCAACTGCAGCAAAACATTAACGACCCCACCCCGTATCACTCATCATGACGCGTAGTTGCCGCAGTCGCTACGGATAGTTCTATGGGCTGAAATTGATCGCTCTCTCGATCATAGTTCGGTCTTCCCCCCACCCTCCTAGTTCTAtcgccttcttctcgcccGCATCGCCATAATCGGCCGCTTCACCACATTCCACTTGACTGTGTCCCAGGCTTTGGTCACAAAGTggtcctccttgttctcaGATGGGTCTTTGTAGTTGTAATCTGCAGCAAAAGTGTTGCTGCCCCCACCTCCCACGCACCTCCGCTTCCGATTCTCAGGATCGCCACTGACGGGAACATAACTCTCATCGCCAACCTCGCGATGGAACTCGCAGGTCGCAGCATGTTCCCCTCTCTGTCCACAATCATAGCACGAGTTCAGCAACTCCGAAGAGGGAAGACACCGCAGGTGCTCAGGGACCTTGCTCTCAACGGCGTACTTCAAAATGCCGCGAGTGCCGTCCGCCAGCTTGCGCACCTTGTACTGTGGCAGAGTGTGCTTGTTTTTGCGCTCGTAAACAGCACAAGCGTTCCACTGGTTGAATGTTGCAAAGGGATTGTAGCTGTCGATCTTGTTCTCCTTTCGTTTCCGCTCGACGACACTGTGGAACTCGGGTGTGATTGTCTTGGCCCAGAAAAGATCGTGAGCGTCAATGGCGTGTGGGTCGTCCATTACTTTTCCGTCCGGAATGGGGCCTCCATCCTCAGGCAGGGGGGCGACAGAGGGAGCGGGTAGAGAGTGACGTTTGCGACTCTGAGATTGAGCCGAGGAAAGACTCTGTAGATAGCTGACAGGCTGTCCAAGGCCCAGACTCGAGTGTCGGGACTGATAGGGCCGGGTCAGCGAAGACGACTGTGGCTCAAAGGGGAGATGCGCAGGAGTCTCCTGATGTGAGTATTTTTGGAAATCGCCCTGGTAGCTTGGGCCAGagggagttggaggagttgtTAATGACAGGCTTGTTCCCACAACTCGGCCATTCTCGTCCAGCTGGATTCCCTGATAGTGGTCTGGGCTGAAAGGGTAATGGGATTCAGAAGGCCGGGATGAGGCCTTGGTCGAATATAGACCGTCAATGTAGCCAGTCTGTAGGGGGGACGACTTCTGAGAAGATCCAGCGGTAGGCTGATAACCACTGGATGGCAGAAACCTCTGGTGGAGTTCAGTGGGCGACCCAATCGAGTGGCGACTGGGACGGGAGCCGTGAGCGATTGAAGGACTCTGGGCATAAGTGTAGTTTGGTTGAAAGTAGGTTGGTTGTTTGAAGTCGCTTCTCTGAGCGTGGCTGTCTGTGTTGCGAGATGACACTGTGTTAGCGGTGGTATCACACTGAGGGTAACCAGTCGGGTTTCACAGTCTCTGGTGCCACACAATCTGGAGACACAGAGACTAACTAGTCGGGTTTCACACGTCAGTCTCTGATGACACAAAAATCCCGGGGTATCTCCGTTCTCGTGTTGCGGATGAGTGGGTTTTTGTGCGGTATCTGGGTCTGGTTTTTTGGTGGAATCTGTTTCTGGTATCTCTCAtgattcacgtgacacatGGAACGATCAGACATACTCACTTGAGCAAATCAGTTTGGTCACTGTAGCACTGGGTGGAGAGTAGGAGAGAGTTGGTTTTGAGTGGTTGGGTTGTATGCTatgtttttattttattttattttatttttataaTAACCTGTGTTAGAGTACTGTCCTGAATTTAGTTAATAAATCTTAATTTTAGTTTGCAATGTTTTAAATTTAGTTGGACCATTAAAGTGAATTAAAATTGTTTGTACGAGGACAGAAGGGCCAGTTGAACTCGACCAATTCCCAAGATATTAAGACCAAAATACAAAGACGAGCAGTTTCCGTTGCAACGACCAGAATAACCTTTTCGGAATtgctccatctcgtccACATCCCGAGATATCTACCCTCCCCAACTCCCCGACTCACCCTTTACAACCTTCAGGGTAGCATTCAAAGCCACAACTGGAATAATGCCGAGTTTTGACGTAATCAAACGCAATTGGAGCCGTTCGAGATTGCTTAGAAACTCCGATTAtttgcaaaaaaacaacaacaaaaaaaaactgcTCCGAATCTCTCAACCTCcccttctccagagaccGCAACTCTTCCTCCCCGCATCTTGAGTCATCTCAGACATGTGATGTTTGCAGACATTATGCACGGCGTTTCCATGACACGGGCCGGTGGACGGAGTCCGACGACAGCTCGCCAGAGCTGGATAATGGCGGTAAAAATCCGGAAAAAATCGGAAACGATTGGCGGAGCCCATTTATGGCCGATTTGATTTACCCGGAATTGGTCGCATTTTTTGTCCCCGTTCCAAACAGACATCCATTCGCCACGCTCATTGGTCCAAGCACGCCATCGGTCCCAAACCCGAGTCATCACGTCATACATATTATATTAACCTTGTCTTATCAATCAGcctaaaaaaaaatgagcCACAGCCCAAAAGTATATGAGGACGAAGATGGGCCGTTTGACAGCGACCTATCGTCCTCCATCGCCATACCGCTCACCGACATGCGCTCCGACTCGGTTTCCAAGCCCCGGTCGGCAGAAACATCGCCGCTGCTAGACCCGTACAGAGTCAGCGACGTGACCGAACTGGACCTGGGTGCCGGCTACAACACAGCAACCAATGAACCCATCTCCGACAAGGCCCAGCTCCACACCCTGTCGCTCTCCAGCACAGCCCTGCTCATTCTCAACAAAATGATCGGAACTGgagtcttctccacccccTCAGGCATCTACCAACTCACCGGCTCGGTCGGCATCTCTCTGGTGCTGTGGGTTCTGGGAGGAGTTCTGGCCTTCACGGGCCTCAGCGTCTACCTCGACTTTGGACTGCGAATTCCAAAGTCGGGAGGCGAAAAAAACTACCTGGAACGAGTCTACCGTAAACCGCGATTTCTGTCCACCGTCATCTTCGGCACGGAAATCGTCATGACCGGATTCTCGGCCGGAAACGCCTACGCGTTTGGAAAGTACATTTTGTACGCCGTGGGACTCGAGGACCCGTCCGACGGAGCCGTCCGATCGGTCGCCTGTCTGGCGGTCACCTTTGCATGCCTTCTCCACGCCACCGCCCCCAGACTGAGCACCCGTCTCAGTAACATTCTCGGCGTCTTCAAAGTCCTGGTGCTCGTTCTTATTGTCTTCTCTGGGGCCCTGGCTGTCCTCAACTTTGTCGATATTCCAGACAAACCCCACAACTTCTCAAACCTATGGGAAATCGACCATACCGTGTCCCCTGGTCTTTCTGGCTCTCCTTACGCCCTGGCCATTGCTCTACTTCGAGTGGCGTACTCATACAAGGGCTGGGAGAACGCCAATTACGTGCTGGGACACGTGAAAAATCCCTCCTACACCCTCCCTCGCGCAGGAACCGCGGCAATCTCCATTGTGACAGTTTTGTACTTTCTCTGCAATCTGGCTTACTTTGCGGTGATTCCCAAGACCGACATTGCCAACTCGGGAGTCATTGTCGCGGGCGAATTCTTCACCCGTGTGTACGGACACTCACTAGCGGCTAGAGCTCTTCCTTTTTTCGTGTCGCTTTCAAACATTGGAAATGTGCTGGCAGTGTCTTATGCTCATGGAATTGTAAACTATGAGGTAGCCAAGGATCACATTTTGCCGTTTACGTCCTTCTGGACGTCGCTCAAGCCGTTTGGAACTCCCGCCGCAGCGTTCCTGCTTCATTGGCTCATTACGGTGGTGGTTCTGGTACTGCCTCCTGCTGGAGAGGTCTATGAAATCATCATCGACATGTATACCTATCCCGGCACGATTATCAACATTTTTGTGGCCGCTGGACTGCTCTATCTGCATGCCAACCCACTGGAGAACTGGTCTCGAGACAAGTACTCTTCTCCTATGATTGTGACTCTGGTGTTTCTGGTGCTGCAGCTGTTTATGACTTTCTTCCCCATGATCCCTCCTCCCCAACACAACGGCCAGCTACCATACTATGCTGTTCCTTTGCTGGGATGGTTGGTGGTGCTGTTTGGTTTCGTGTACTTTGCGGTGTGGAGAAAGACGGAGAGACCGAACCTGTTGGCTGCCAAAGTGAAGCAGGAGGAAATgggggagttggaggagcagtAAGAGTTTGTGAGGGATGAGACGAGAGACTCCTTCTACAAGACGATAGAGATAAGGAGTACTCCATTACTACTCCATTATTTATTCTAACTAGACTTAATGAATTATGACATGACAAGGAGACCGTGAAACCATTGGAGGAATTAACCGATGAAAACGACATCATCTCACTAACTAAACCTCTAGAACATGACTTTTTACCGTTCCACTTAACACTTATCTGTGGTATGAGGATGAAgtaataaaaaataaaaaaaaaaataaaaaataaaaaaaaaaaataaaaaataaaaaaaaaaaaataaaaataaataataataaataaataaatattttttttaaaaaaagggtaaaaaaataaaaaaaatgtcaCACATGTATCATTGACTAAATTGAAGTGTGTATTCTCGACGGAGAATCGTTCCAGGATCCAAACGATATCGAAACACAAATACATTGTAGACACACCATTGACATGAGCGAAACTAGAGCGAGCCCAATTTTATCCATACTGAAGGTTCTAACTGCACTTTAGTTGAACAAAAATTGGTGCTGGGGGTTCTAATTCAATCTTCCAAAAGCCTCAGAGATATCAAACCGATACCAATCGATAGAAAATAGCTGTTTTCTAGACTAAGATGGAGGAATATCATCTTTTACCATTCAAATTTCCGAAGTTGGACCACATTTGTACAATCACCGGACCAAACTTTGTTGGAATTCTAGTTGGAATTATTACAGGGTTAGTTAAGAGTTAAGTAAGTGTATTTATATAATTACCCAATGCATTTACTTATTATTAGTGTGTCTATGtaacttgtacttgtataatGATGAGTGACTTTTGTCACGATAACCTGAGGCGGCGATAGTTATGTATGAAACGAAACGGCACCGAAGATCGGTACTCCGACCGAACAGTGGCATTCTCTAGCCACATACCAGCACCATATCCATATTTCCACCTTGTCGAACAAATCAGGGACAGTAGCTGTGACAAGGCTGCCAGTATCTCCAGTCAAAAGCAGACATGAGTCGTGCAATCGACTAGGGATGGTAATGATTGTAGACATGCTGGATGGTATTGAAGCCAGCGAGTCGTGAAAAGCCGGCGTATCATCTGGAGCTGGCGATCGACTTTTTGTCAGTCTACTAATCGAAGATTAGCGAGCAAGCAAGCTAATCGTTTCAGATCCTTCGGTAATTCACAGTTCGATCTCGATCAACTCGGACCGTAATGCTCAACTCGGACCGTAATGCTCAACACGGACCGCAATGCTCAACTCGGACCGTAATGCTCAACTCGGACCGTAATGCTCAACTCGGACCGTAATGCTCAACTC from Yarrowia lipolytica chromosome 1F, complete sequence carries:
- a CDS encoding uncharacterized protein (Truncated form of YALI0F03476g, no similarity) yields the protein MDDPHAIDAHDLFWAKTITPEFHSVVERKRKENKIDSYNPFATFNQWNACAVYERKNKHTLPQYKVRKLADGTRGILKYAVESKVPEHLRCLPSSELLNSCYDCGQRGEHAATCEFHREVGDESYVPVSGDPENRKRRCVGGGGSNTFAADYNYKDPSENKEDHFVTKAWDTVKWNVVKRPIMAMRARRRR
- a CDS encoding uncharacterized protein (Compare to YALI0F03498g, similar to uniprot|P50276 Saccharomyces cerevisiae YGR055w MUP1 high affinity methionine permease) yields the protein MSHSPKVYEDEDGPFDSDLSSSIAIPLTDMRSDSVSKPRSAETSPLLDPYRVSDVTELDLGAGYNTATNEPISDKAQLHTLSLSSTALLILNKMIGTGVFSTPSGIYQLTGSVGISLVLWVLGGVLAFTGLSVYLDFGLRIPKSGGEKNYLERVYRKPRFLSTVIFGTEIVMTGFSAGNAYAFGKYILYAVGLEDPSDGAVRSVACLAVTFACLLHATAPRLSTRLSNILGVFKVLVLVLIVFSGALAVLNFVDIPDKPHNFSNLWEIDHTVSPGLSGSPYALAIALLRVAYSYKGWENANYVLGHVKNPSYTLPRAGTAAISIVTVLYFLCNLAYFAVIPKTDIANSGVIVAGEFFTRVYGHSLAARALPFFVSLSNIGNVLAVSYAHGIVNYEVAKDHILPFTSFWTSLKPFGTPAAAFLLHWLITVVVLVLPPAGEVYEIIIDMYTYPGTIINIFVAAGLLYLHANPLENWSRDKYSSPMIVTLVFLVLQLFMTFFPMIPPPQHNGQLPYYAVPLLGWLVVLFGFVYFAVWRKTERPNLLAAKVKQEEMGELEEQ